One Cohnella candidum genomic region harbors:
- a CDS encoding aminopeptidase — protein MAIPEKWLDSYCDVILKVGLNLQPGQPIVIGAGPEMFRTPIESRPFIHRLTQRAYDHGASEVEVHWFDPVIARLHKERGSVERLAEYDEWKADRFLQAAKKDAAFIMTYAPDPSLYNGIAAERLDAYRKAELAALAPFRRLYHGTMEVSWTVASVVTTEWASRVFPEVSVTEAKEKLWGLLLKAVRADQEDPIAAWEQHLGHLRKRQQYMNDRQFKELRYEAPGTRLTVGLPDKHLWISGATTTNGKGIPYSPNVPTEEIFTSPDRSRTSGTVRSTLPLSYGGRLIRDLAFRFEQGKIVEATADLPADELASVLGLDHDEGARYLGEIALVPQRSPIAELNTVFYNTLFDENASCHLAFGGGFPTAIEGGAGLPSDEVLSRGVNVSAVHVDFMMGSSELQIDGVTAAGEIVPLFRNGNWVV, from the coding sequence GTGGCGATTCCGGAAAAGTGGTTGGACAGCTATTGCGACGTGATCCTGAAGGTCGGACTCAACCTGCAGCCCGGCCAGCCTATCGTCATTGGCGCCGGTCCCGAAATGTTCCGGACGCCGATCGAGTCCCGGCCGTTCATCCATCGATTGACCCAAAGAGCTTACGACCACGGCGCAAGCGAAGTGGAAGTGCATTGGTTTGATCCCGTGATCGCCCGACTGCACAAAGAACGCGGCTCCGTGGAGCGGCTTGCGGAGTACGATGAGTGGAAAGCGGACCGTTTTCTCCAAGCCGCGAAGAAAGACGCCGCGTTTATCATGACCTATGCGCCCGACCCGTCTCTATATAACGGAATCGCAGCAGAGCGGCTGGATGCTTACCGCAAAGCGGAACTGGCTGCATTGGCGCCGTTTCGCAGGCTGTACCACGGAACGATGGAAGTGAGCTGGACGGTCGCATCGGTCGTGACGACCGAATGGGCAAGCCGCGTGTTCCCGGAAGTATCCGTCACCGAAGCGAAAGAGAAATTGTGGGGACTGTTGCTGAAGGCCGTGCGGGCGGATCAAGAGGATCCGATTGCCGCCTGGGAGCAGCACCTCGGACATCTGCGGAAGAGGCAGCAATACATGAATGATAGGCAATTCAAGGAGCTGCGGTACGAGGCGCCGGGAACTCGGCTTACGGTCGGGCTTCCTGACAAGCACCTCTGGATCAGTGGGGCGACGACGACGAACGGCAAAGGAATCCCTTACTCGCCGAACGTGCCGACCGAAGAAATTTTCACCTCGCCGGATCGCAGCCGAACAAGCGGAACCGTTCGTTCGACGTTGCCGCTCAGCTATGGCGGACGTCTGATCCGCGATTTGGCGTTTCGCTTCGAGCAAGGCAAAATCGTGGAAGCGACCGCGGATTTACCCGCCGACGAACTCGCCTCCGTCCTCGGGCTCGATCACGATGAAGGCGCGCGTTATTTGGGGGAAATCGCGCTCGTACCCCAGCGTTCTCCCATCGCGGAGCTGAACACCGTGTTTTACAACACGCTCTTCGACGAGAACGCTTCTTGCCATTTGGCCTTCGGAGGCGGATTTCCAACCGCGATAGAAGGCGGGGCAGGGTTGCCGTCCGATGAGGTGCTCAGCCGGGGAGTGAACGTCAGCGCCGTACATGTCGATTTCATGATGGGATCCTCGGAGCTCCAGATCGACGGAGTCACCGCTGCAGGAGAGATCGTGCCATTGTTCCGCAATGGCAATTGGGTCGTGTGA
- a CDS encoding TIM barrel protein, which yields MRLKGNLEQRNLDNRLSYEPDIIEFFLSDRDLLDPERIRDRIRQLHDRGVKAYLHHPPKHQGEYLDILSDNPEVRRFYNESCELLARICIEEKAKCVVHAHYVGTHSCRDVTLERTLILREEIRRIMAYSRDVFVWEDSIEGLFSYGGNPYLIDHLIVPLKLPLTVDVSHTFISFRGDNERLRDVLERTKPYAQYYHLVDSMGLEHDSLQLGLGRIDWRMVKPLVWGKDFIFEITLSGDHSDCTPMVESAHYFANVEAEENGKSRQLLT from the coding sequence ATGCGCTTGAAAGGAAATCTGGAGCAACGCAACCTGGATAACCGGTTGAGCTACGAGCCGGACATTATTGAGTTCTTTCTGAGCGACCGGGATCTGCTGGATCCGGAACGCATTCGGGACCGCATCCGTCAGCTTCATGACCGCGGGGTCAAAGCGTATTTGCACCATCCGCCCAAACACCAAGGAGAGTACTTGGACATCCTGAGCGATAACCCGGAGGTCCGGCGTTTTTACAACGAATCCTGCGAACTGCTCGCACGCATATGCATCGAGGAAAAGGCCAAATGCGTCGTCCACGCCCACTACGTCGGCACCCACAGCTGCAGAGACGTCACGCTGGAACGCACGCTGATCCTGCGTGAAGAAATTCGGCGAATCATGGCTTACTCCCGGGATGTGTTCGTGTGGGAGGATTCCATCGAAGGGCTGTTTTCCTATGGCGGGAACCCTTATCTGATCGACCATTTGATCGTGCCTTTGAAGCTGCCGTTAACCGTCGACGTGAGCCATACGTTCATTTCTTTCCGAGGTGATAATGAGCGGCTGCGCGACGTTCTCGAAAGGACGAAACCTTATGCTCAGTATTACCATCTCGTGGACAGCATGGGTTTGGAGCACGATTCGCTGCAGCTCGGGTTGGGGCGCATCGATTGGCGGATGGTAAAACCGCTCGTGTGGGGGAAGGATTTTATTTTCGAGATTACGCTCAGCGGAGACCATTCCGACTGCACGCCGATGGTGGAAAGCGCGCATTATTTCGCGAACGTGGAGGCGGAAGAAAACGGAAAAAGTCGGCAGCTGCTCACATGA
- a CDS encoding AAA family ATPase, giving the protein MELGNDGRLVFFVGGAGAGKTTLAKAVAAKRGAALFDMDTLLRPAAEALMTQAGLDPTDRDSAAYKKLCRDLGYKITMDAALENLSIGNDAFVIGPFTKELADPGWIVEQLSRLPEDTRMKSETKVVVVHLKDETAYRDRIQARSSDLDRWKLEHWDEFRQSLTLRRPAWEIPEGNILYVDNTELPFTDNADRIERFIFG; this is encoded by the coding sequence GTGGAGTTGGGGAACGATGGCAGGCTCGTCTTTTTCGTCGGAGGTGCGGGCGCCGGTAAGACGACGCTGGCGAAAGCAGTCGCCGCCAAGCGAGGCGCGGCTTTGTTCGACATGGATACCTTGCTCCGACCGGCAGCGGAAGCGCTGATGACGCAAGCCGGTCTCGATCCTACGGATCGGGATTCCGCCGCATACAAGAAGCTGTGCCGCGATTTGGGCTACAAAATCACGATGGACGCCGCGCTCGAGAATCTCTCAATCGGCAACGATGCGTTCGTCATCGGACCGTTCACGAAGGAGCTCGCCGATCCCGGCTGGATCGTGGAGCAACTGTCCCGCCTCCCTGAGGATACGCGCATGAAGAGCGAAACGAAAGTCGTGGTCGTCCATCTCAAAGACGAGACCGCCTATCGGGACCGTATTCAGGCACGCAGCTCCGATTTGGACCGCTGGAAACTGGAGCATTGGGACGAGTTCCGCCAATCGCTCACCCTCCGGCGTCCGGCGTGGGAAATACCCGAAGGAAACATTCTTTACGTGGACAACACGGAGCTACCCTTCACTGACAACGCGGATCGGATCGAGCGCTTTATTTTCGGATAA
- the rarD gene encoding EamA family transporter RarD, whose product MKQGIVYAVLSYLAWGLLPLYWRLFQEMPAWEVLAHRVVWAFVFVALLVTAGKQWKPLKKVVSDKRSRIAVALCSVFISANWLIFIWAVNNDHVVETSLGYYMNPLISILMAVVFLKERLSVGQWIAIGLAGTGVVVMAVEFGSLPWVSLSLAVSFALYGLAKKAVKLDALLGLTWETMIVLPVALIYLVFVQTQGTGTFTELPVLKMLFLLLAGPATALPLFWFAKATRVLPLSLVGFIQYIAPTTSLLLAIFVFDEPFESSQFISFAFIWLALIVYSAASFVRNKPANRLNPERT is encoded by the coding sequence ATGAAGCAAGGAATCGTGTATGCCGTATTGTCGTATCTGGCCTGGGGGCTGTTGCCGCTTTACTGGCGGCTGTTTCAAGAAATGCCGGCATGGGAAGTGCTCGCGCACCGCGTTGTGTGGGCGTTCGTGTTCGTGGCTCTACTGGTGACGGCGGGCAAGCAGTGGAAGCCATTGAAGAAAGTCGTCTCCGACAAACGAAGCCGAATCGCCGTCGCGTTGTGCTCCGTCTTCATCAGCGCGAACTGGTTGATCTTTATTTGGGCCGTCAACAACGATCATGTGGTAGAGACAAGCCTGGGTTATTATATGAACCCGCTGATCAGCATTTTGATGGCGGTCGTTTTTCTGAAAGAGAGGCTGTCCGTCGGGCAGTGGATCGCGATCGGGCTTGCCGGTACCGGCGTGGTTGTGATGGCGGTCGAATTCGGCAGCCTTCCGTGGGTATCGCTGTCGCTGGCCGTCTCGTTCGCCTTGTACGGTCTTGCAAAGAAAGCGGTGAAGCTGGACGCGTTGCTCGGACTGACGTGGGAGACGATGATCGTGCTGCCCGTCGCGTTAATCTATTTGGTTTTCGTGCAAACGCAAGGGACGGGCACGTTCACGGAACTGCCGGTTCTGAAAATGCTGTTCCTGCTGCTCGCCGGACCCGCTACCGCGCTGCCGCTCTTCTGGTTCGCCAAAGCGACACGGGTGCTGCCGCTGTCGTTGGTCGGTTTCATCCAGTATATCGCTCCCACGACGAGTCTGCTGCTCGCGATTTTTGTATTCGATGAGCCGTTCGAGTCGTCCCAGTTCATCAGCTTTGCGTTCATTTGGCTGGCTCTCATCGTGTACAGCGCAGCATCGTTTGTACGGAACAAGCCGGCGAATCGGTTGAATCCTGAGCGAACATAG
- a CDS encoding iron-hydroxamate ABC transporter substrate-binding protein — MSNKVLMPVIFLLFAVIMSACGDKTATDTASSPSASAGASASVSNTGTATYESELGPVEVPAHPQRIVALTNAPNVLSLGGTLVGVDEWTNKNPLFKDKLNGVEVVSEDKLEKILEVDPDLIIADAGSKNIDKLKEIAPTVAYTWGKRDYLAQQIEIGKLLNKEKEAQAWVDDFKQRAQAIGQEIKAKIGKNATVSVFETDSKNFYVFGKAWARGTEILYQAMGLNMPEKVKADALGPGYYTLSPEMLSDYAGDYLVLSRSSEGDNSFMQTETWKKIPAVKNGHVIEIDTEASTYSDPTTLEYLLNIFKEGFLK; from the coding sequence GTGAGCAACAAAGTTCTTATGCCCGTTATCTTTCTTTTGTTTGCTGTTATCATGAGCGCTTGCGGCGATAAGACCGCAACCGATACGGCGTCTTCTCCCAGCGCGAGTGCGGGTGCGAGCGCGTCTGTGTCCAATACCGGCACGGCTACATACGAGTCCGAACTCGGTCCGGTCGAAGTGCCGGCCCATCCGCAGCGCATCGTCGCGCTCACGAACGCGCCGAACGTACTCTCGTTGGGCGGAACGCTCGTCGGCGTCGACGAGTGGACGAACAAGAACCCGCTTTTCAAAGATAAGCTGAACGGCGTAGAAGTCGTATCCGAAGACAAGCTGGAGAAGATTCTCGAGGTCGATCCGGATTTAATCATCGCCGACGCCGGCAGCAAGAACATCGACAAGCTGAAAGAAATCGCGCCTACCGTGGCCTACACGTGGGGCAAACGGGACTACTTGGCGCAACAGATCGAGATCGGCAAGCTGCTGAACAAGGAGAAGGAAGCGCAGGCTTGGGTCGACGACTTCAAGCAAAGAGCCCAAGCGATCGGCCAAGAGATCAAAGCCAAAATCGGCAAGAACGCGACGGTATCCGTCTTCGAGACCGACTCGAAAAACTTCTACGTATTCGGCAAAGCGTGGGCGAGGGGAACCGAGATCCTGTATCAGGCCATGGGGCTGAACATGCCCGAGAAGGTGAAAGCGGACGCTCTTGGCCCGGGCTACTATACGTTGTCGCCTGAAATGCTCAGCGACTACGCAGGCGATTATCTCGTTCTCAGCAGAAGCTCGGAGGGAGACAACTCTTTTATGCAAACAGAGACGTGGAAGAAAATCCCCGCCGTCAAAAACGGTCACGTCATTGAGATCGACACTGAGGCCTCCACTTACAGCGATCCGACGACGCTCGAATATTTGCTGAACATCTTCAAGGAAGGCTTCCTGAAATAA
- a CDS encoding FecCD family ABC transporter permease, producing MRGSLKIGISIAALAILFSLAMLLGAKDVSLHELWLVLTNRGGDDKIAMLREIRYPREVAAVLVGAALAAAGAIMQGLTRNPLAEPGILGLTAGANAALALAVALLPALNYFGNMLVCFVGAALGMMLVIGISALKKGGLSPYRVVLAGAALSAFLLAAANGIGLLFKTSKDVTMWTSGGLIGTTWGQVQAISPVIIGSLLVAFALSKALTILSLNEESAVGLGLRTEYVKAGLYLVIILLAGSAVALVGNIAFIGLMIPHMVRAVFGTDYRLVLPMSAVWGAAFMLIADTLGRTLYAPYETPVVAIVAIVGLPFFLFVAGKGVKTPA from the coding sequence ATGCGAGGCTCTCTTAAAATCGGCATCAGTATAGCCGCGCTTGCGATCCTCTTCTCGCTCGCCATGCTTCTCGGCGCCAAAGACGTCTCGTTGCACGAACTGTGGCTCGTGCTCACAAACCGTGGAGGCGACGATAAAATCGCGATGCTCCGGGAAATCCGGTACCCGCGGGAGGTGGCAGCCGTACTCGTCGGCGCCGCTCTCGCGGCGGCCGGTGCGATCATGCAAGGGCTGACGCGCAATCCGCTCGCGGAGCCTGGCATTCTCGGATTGACCGCCGGAGCGAATGCGGCGCTCGCATTGGCGGTCGCGTTGCTGCCGGCGCTGAATTATTTCGGGAACATGCTCGTCTGCTTCGTCGGGGCCGCGCTGGGCATGATGCTGGTCATCGGCATCAGCGCGCTGAAGAAAGGAGGCTTGTCCCCATACCGGGTCGTATTGGCCGGGGCCGCCTTATCCGCATTCCTGTTAGCCGCGGCGAACGGAATCGGGCTCCTGTTCAAAACGTCCAAAGACGTCACGATGTGGACTTCGGGCGGCTTGATCGGCACGACGTGGGGGCAAGTTCAAGCAATCAGTCCTGTCATCATCGGCTCCCTTTTGGTTGCATTTGCGTTGTCCAAGGCGCTCACCATTTTAAGCCTGAACGAAGAATCGGCCGTCGGTTTGGGGCTGCGAACGGAATACGTGAAAGCCGGTTTATACCTGGTGATCATTTTGCTGGCGGGTTCGGCCGTCGCGCTTGTCGGGAATATCGCGTTCATCGGACTCATGATTCCCCACATGGTGAGAGCGGTGTTCGGAACCGACTATCGCCTGGTCCTTCCGATGTCGGCCGTATGGGGAGCGGCATTCATGCTGATTGCCGATACGCTCGGCCGAACGCTGTATGCGCCGTACGAAACGCCGGTCGTGGCGATCGTCGCGATCGTCGGGCTCCCGTTCTTCTTGTTCGTCGCAGGCAAAGGGGTGAAAACGCCGGCATGA
- a CDS encoding FecCD family ABC transporter permease has product MISTAQARKQTAVYVTLVLLIAATIIVGTSIGSGALSIDRLLSTLFGQGTAKENFVLFSIRLPRMIVTLLAGMALALSGAILQGVTRNDLADPGIIGINAGAGVAISAFFLYFPLDPKTFAYVLPLVGFGGALATAACLYLFSYSKASGLQPVKLLLVGVGFAFALAGLTVVLISSADYRKVDFIAKWLAGNIWGADWPFVWSLLPWLAILLPYTLYKSKSLNLLAMSEGIAVGAGVPVNRDRLWLLTAAVALAAAAVSVTGSIAFVGLMAPHMAKAILGRRHQYYVPLAVLMGGWLLLCADTVGRNLVDPAGIPAGIMVALIGGPYFLYLLLKQ; this is encoded by the coding sequence ATGATTTCGACCGCGCAAGCCAGAAAGCAAACCGCCGTTTATGTCACCTTGGTGCTGCTCATCGCGGCAACGATCATTGTCGGCACGAGCATCGGCTCCGGGGCGCTTTCCATCGATCGCCTGCTCTCTACGCTCTTCGGGCAAGGCACCGCGAAAGAGAATTTCGTGTTATTCTCCATCCGATTGCCGCGAATGATCGTCACGTTGTTGGCCGGCATGGCATTGGCGCTGTCCGGTGCGATCCTGCAGGGCGTGACTCGGAACGACTTGGCGGATCCCGGCATCATCGGCATTAACGCGGGAGCCGGCGTCGCGATTTCGGCCTTTTTTCTGTATTTCCCTCTCGATCCGAAGACGTTCGCTTATGTACTGCCCCTTGTCGGGTTTGGAGGCGCGCTGGCGACGGCTGCCTGTCTCTACTTATTCTCCTATTCCAAAGCAAGTGGCTTGCAGCCCGTGAAGCTGCTGCTCGTCGGAGTCGGCTTTGCTTTCGCATTGGCCGGCCTGACGGTCGTGCTCATTTCCTCGGCGGATTACCGCAAGGTCGACTTCATCGCAAAATGGCTGGCGGGCAACATTTGGGGAGCGGATTGGCCGTTCGTGTGGTCGCTCCTTCCGTGGCTGGCGATTCTGTTGCCTTATACGTTGTACAAGTCGAAGTCCCTTAACCTGCTCGCGATGAGCGAAGGGATCGCCGTCGGGGCGGGCGTCCCCGTCAACCGGGATCGGTTATGGCTGCTGACGGCTGCCGTCGCGCTTGCCGCCGCGGCCGTGTCCGTCACCGGGAGCATCGCGTTCGTCGGCCTGATGGCTCCCCATATGGCGAAGGCGATCCTTGGGCGCCGCCACCAATATTATGTGCCGCTGGCCGTCTTGATGGGCGGGTGGCTGCTGCTGTGTGCCGATACCGTCGGGCGCAATCTGGTCGATCCGGCCGGCATACCGGCGGGAATTATGGTGGCGCTCATCGGCGGTCCGTACTTCTTGTATCTTCTATTGAAACAATAA
- a CDS encoding RNA ligase family protein has translation MEPIYPFEPVISETIPTEPHWRHEIKWDGTRILTYHHQHGTKLFNRKQNERTRHYPELLEVPSYCKASSVILDGEVIALAADGKPSFHEVMRRDLIQKLHRVPEMQRSVPITYMIFDVVYCDGEWVNSRPLSERLELLHGIITPNEHVQLVASHGDGASLFEVMRQQSMEGIVCKDLRSAYALGGKDDRWRKVKNYGDVMAAIGGFTLNGGFVNAVLLGQYDGEGKLWYIGHTGTGKLTKAEWRDLTGILTPMMTNSSPFANRPDRHKDAYWVTPKLTAKVQYSEWRWQEGRALRQPSIQSFVNVPPEQCRLPWT, from the coding sequence ATGGAGCCGATTTATCCGTTCGAACCGGTCATCAGCGAGACGATCCCGACCGAGCCCCATTGGAGACACGAGATCAAATGGGACGGCACGCGCATTCTTACTTACCATCATCAACACGGGACCAAACTGTTCAACCGCAAGCAAAACGAGCGCACCCGCCATTACCCCGAATTGCTGGAGGTCCCCTCCTACTGTAAGGCTTCTTCCGTCATCTTGGACGGCGAAGTCATCGCATTGGCCGCGGACGGCAAGCCCTCCTTCCACGAAGTCATGAGGCGCGATCTCATTCAAAAACTGCATCGGGTGCCGGAAATGCAGCGAAGCGTTCCGATCACGTACATGATTTTCGATGTCGTGTACTGCGACGGCGAGTGGGTGAATTCGCGGCCTCTGTCAGAGCGGCTGGAATTGCTGCATGGCATCATCACGCCGAATGAGCACGTTCAGTTGGTCGCTTCCCATGGCGACGGAGCGAGTCTGTTCGAGGTGATGAGGCAGCAAAGCATGGAGGGAATCGTCTGTAAAGACCTGCGCAGCGCCTATGCGCTTGGCGGGAAGGATGATCGTTGGCGGAAGGTCAAAAATTACGGGGACGTCATGGCGGCCATCGGCGGTTTTACGTTAAACGGGGGCTTCGTCAATGCGGTGCTGCTCGGTCAGTATGATGGTGAGGGAAAGCTGTGGTACATCGGCCATACCGGAACCGGCAAGCTGACGAAGGCCGAGTGGCGGGATTTGACGGGAATTTTAACGCCGATGATGACGAACAGCTCTCCCTTCGCCAACCGCCCCGACCGGCATAAGGACGCCTATTGGGTGACGCCGAAGCTGACCGCGAAAGTACAGTACAGCGAATGGAGATGGCAAGAAGGCCGCGCGCTGCGCCAGCCTTCTATCCAGTCTTTCGTGAACGTGCCGCCTGAGCAGTGCAGGCTGCCTTGGACGTGA
- the ligD gene encoding non-homologous end-joining DNA ligase codes for MEKHLITIEGKELEITHPDRVIWPEAGITKLDYLQYLIQVAPFLLPYTRDRMLMVWRYPDGILGRRVEERSIHGEAPEWVPRVVYAEKERILLNDAATLVWVANRGGVELHVPFDRFDRKDYPTELVFDLDPAENMPFEAVREVALKLRDVLNGLSLASIPKTSGATGLQIFVPIEPKYTFEETRRINTFIARYMQEQMPHRITLERVVEKRGDKLYFDYLQLWRGRTMAAAYSVRAKPKATVSTPVTWDEVAAGFHPADFTIAAVPQRLLTVGDLFRQVSSEEFRLQQRIDEVLAFIRKNG; via the coding sequence ATGGAGAAACACCTGATCACGATAGAGGGCAAAGAGCTCGAAATCACCCACCCGGATCGCGTGATTTGGCCGGAAGCCGGCATCACCAAGCTGGACTACTTGCAGTACTTGATTCAGGTGGCTCCGTTCCTGCTGCCTTACACGAGGGACCGAATGTTGATGGTGTGGCGTTATCCGGACGGGATCTTGGGGAGAAGGGTCGAGGAGAGATCGATCCACGGTGAAGCCCCGGAATGGGTGCCGCGGGTCGTGTATGCGGAGAAAGAGAGAATTTTGCTAAACGATGCGGCTACGCTCGTCTGGGTGGCGAATCGGGGCGGGGTCGAGCTGCATGTGCCGTTTGACCGGTTCGACCGGAAGGATTACCCGACCGAGTTGGTGTTCGATCTGGATCCGGCCGAAAATATGCCCTTCGAAGCGGTGCGCGAGGTGGCGCTGAAGCTGAGGGACGTGCTGAACGGGTTGTCGCTGGCCAGCATACCGAAAACGTCCGGAGCGACGGGGCTGCAGATATTCGTGCCGATCGAACCGAAATACACGTTCGAGGAGACCCGCCGCATCAATACGTTCATCGCCCGGTATATGCAGGAACAAATGCCGCACCGGATCACGCTCGAGCGCGTCGTGGAGAAACGCGGGGACAAGCTGTATTTCGACTATCTCCAGCTGTGGCGGGGACGGACGATGGCCGCGGCTTATTCGGTAAGAGCAAAACCGAAAGCCACGGTCTCGACGCCGGTCACCTGGGACGAAGTGGCCGCCGGTTTCCATCCGGCGGATTTCACGATCGCCGCGGTGCCCCAGCGTCTGCTGACCGTCGGCGACTTGTTCCGGCAAGTATCGTCCGAGGAATTCCGTCTACAGCAGCGGATAGACGAGGTGCTGGCATTCATCCGGAAAAACGGTTAA
- a CDS encoding YdeI/OmpD-associated family protein, with protein sequence MTQGIRNPKIDPFFKKAKQWKEEFTRLREIVLDCELTEVFKWMHPCYTYDNKNVVLIHGFKEYCALLFHKGALLKDPHGILIQQTENVQAARQLRFTDAEQIDEMQLIIKSYIDEAIEVEKAGLQVELKKTTEYEIPEELQNKFFEIPDLKTAFEALTPGRQRAYILYFSGAKQSKTRESRIEKYIPQILDGKGMDD encoded by the coding sequence ATGACACAAGGGATTCGGAATCCGAAGATCGATCCGTTTTTCAAGAAGGCCAAACAGTGGAAGGAAGAATTTACGAGGTTGAGAGAAATCGTTCTCGACTGCGAGCTGACCGAGGTTTTTAAGTGGATGCATCCTTGCTACACCTATGACAATAAAAACGTCGTTCTCATCCATGGGTTCAAAGAGTACTGCGCGCTTCTGTTTCACAAAGGCGCCTTGTTGAAAGACCCGCACGGCATCCTCATTCAGCAAACGGAGAACGTGCAGGCCGCGCGCCAGCTCCGATTCACCGATGCCGAACAAATCGACGAGATGCAGCTAATCATCAAATCTTACATCGATGAAGCCATTGAAGTCGAAAAAGCCGGCCTGCAAGTGGAGCTTAAAAAGACGACGGAATACGAAATCCCTGAAGAGCTGCAAAATAAATTCTTTGAAATTCCGGATCTGAAAACGGCTTTCGAAGCGTTGACGCCGGGACGGCAGCGTGCTTACATTCTTTATTTTTCCGGGGCCAAACAGTCGAAGACTCGGGAATCGAGGATCGAGAAATATATCCCGCAAATCCTCGATGGAAAGGGAATGGACGATTAA
- a CDS encoding cytochrome-c oxidase — protein sequence MSTSFIKAAVIYFLVGTVLGLVMGSTQAFEYTSVHAHINLVGWASLAIIGLIYKVYPDLGEAKLARIQFYLHNVGLPLLIISMVIFARDNEALGIPFAALGGLLIIVSAILMAVNVFKRLR from the coding sequence ATGAGTACGAGTTTCATAAAGGCAGCCGTCATTTATTTTCTGGTCGGAACGGTTCTGGGTTTGGTGATGGGAAGCACCCAAGCATTCGAGTACACTTCCGTGCATGCCCACATCAATCTGGTCGGCTGGGCTTCGCTGGCCATCATCGGTCTCATCTATAAGGTGTATCCGGATTTGGGAGAAGCCAAACTCGCCAGAATTCAGTTCTATCTGCACAATGTCGGCTTGCCGCTGCTCATTATCAGCATGGTCATCTTCGCGAGGGACAACGAAGCGCTCGGGATCCCGTTTGCGGCGCTCGGCGGATTGCTTATCATTGTGTCGGCCATTCTCATGGCGGTGAACGTTTTCAAGCGGTTAAGATAA